One Bradyrhizobium sp. ISRA464 genomic window carries:
- a CDS encoding helix-turn-helix domain-containing protein, which yields MPVAKKDVASAGPAAGARSCDGPGDTSRDLPKMENSVKSARRVFDVLEFFEEHQRAASAIEVATALKFPQSSTSALMRTMTAFGYLHYDTSRRTYIPTPRVSMLGHWLSPALFTKGRLINLMEDLSAKTGETIMVAVRNGLTAQYVHVIQAKLPMRLYVKSGTLRPLARSGSGYALLSAYPDREVRRLVRLINDNETQPDRQIDIKALLLELKKVRAKGHAFSLGLVTPGAGVVAMNLPPIAESNEPLVLCVAGLTDALIAQEAELADLMRKAIRFHLAD from the coding sequence ATGCCGGTGGCGAAGAAAGATGTGGCGAGCGCCGGCCCCGCGGCCGGCGCGCGGTCTTGCGACGGCCCCGGCGATACCTCGCGCGATCTTCCGAAGATGGAGAATTCGGTCAAGTCGGCGCGGCGCGTGTTCGACGTGCTCGAATTCTTCGAGGAGCATCAGCGCGCCGCGTCGGCGATCGAGGTTGCGACCGCGCTGAAATTTCCGCAGTCCAGCACCTCGGCGCTGATGCGGACGATGACCGCCTTCGGCTATCTGCACTACGACACCAGCCGTCGGACCTATATCCCGACGCCGCGGGTTTCGATGCTGGGGCACTGGCTGAGCCCGGCGCTTTTCACCAAGGGACGCCTGATCAATTTGATGGAGGACCTCTCCGCGAAGACCGGGGAGACCATCATGGTCGCGGTGCGCAACGGCCTCACCGCGCAATACGTTCATGTCATTCAGGCCAAGCTGCCGATGCGCCTGTATGTCAAATCCGGCACGCTGCGGCCGCTGGCCCGATCCGGATCGGGCTACGCGCTGCTGTCGGCCTATCCGGACCGCGAAGTCCGCCGCCTTGTGCGCCTGATCAACGACAACGAGACGCAGCCCGATCGCCAGATCGACATCAAGGCCTTGCTGCTGGAGCTGAAAAAGGTCCGCGCCAAGGGGCATGCCTTCTCGCTCGGTCTGGTCACGCCGGGCGCCGGCGTCGTTGCCATGAACCTGCCGCCGATCGCGGAATCGAACGAGCCGCTGGTGCTGTGCGTCGCCGGACTGACCGATGCGTTGATCGCGCAGGAAGCCGAACTCGCCGACCTAATGCGGAAGGCGATCCGGTTTCATCTGGCGGACTGA
- a CDS encoding NADH:flavin oxidoreductase/NADH oxidase: MTELPLLFTPLRLRDLELKNRIMVSPMATYSARGGHATDWHTAHIGKLAAGGAGLIFVEQSSVSVQGRITHGCLGIWNDAQVAGHATLAALIHRFDAKAAIQIAHSGRKGSSQRPWEGGGPLSEADIKARGEEPWKIAASSRIPFDDGWPAPHMLTAEEIDGVVDHFRQAFRRARAAGYDIVELHCAHGYLMHSFLSPLANNRNDKYGGSRENRMRLPLRIARIMREKWPDHLPAFVRISSVDGVDIGWSIEDSIAFATELKAIGIDMVDCSSGGMKLPRGNSLVSRTPGFQVPFAERIQKEAGMPTVAVGLIREADYAEAILRDGKATLIALGRELLWNPNWPAQMALALGCDPEWSHWPEQYGWWLKRRVAQQGR; this comes from the coding sequence ATGACCGAACTGCCGCTGCTCTTCACCCCGCTCCGACTGCGCGACCTCGAACTGAAGAACCGGATCATGGTGTCGCCGATGGCGACCTATTCGGCGCGCGGCGGCCACGCCACCGACTGGCACACCGCGCATATCGGCAAGCTCGCGGCCGGCGGCGCCGGCCTCATCTTCGTCGAGCAGAGCTCGGTGAGCGTGCAGGGGCGCATCACCCACGGATGCCTCGGCATCTGGAACGACGCTCAGGTCGCGGGCCACGCCACCCTCGCCGCGCTGATCCACCGCTTCGATGCCAAGGCGGCGATCCAGATCGCGCACAGCGGCAGGAAGGGATCCTCGCAGCGGCCATGGGAAGGCGGCGGCCCGCTCAGTGAGGCCGACATCAAGGCGCGCGGCGAAGAGCCGTGGAAGATCGCGGCATCGAGCAGAATTCCCTTCGACGACGGCTGGCCGGCGCCGCACATGCTGACCGCCGAGGAGATCGATGGCGTGGTGGACCACTTCCGCCAGGCCTTTCGCCGCGCCAGGGCCGCCGGCTACGACATCGTCGAGCTGCACTGCGCACACGGCTATCTGATGCATTCCTTCCTGTCGCCGCTGGCGAACAACCGCAACGACAAATACGGCGGGTCGCGGGAGAACCGCATGCGTCTGCCGCTACGCATCGCACGGATCATGCGCGAGAAATGGCCCGACCATCTGCCGGCCTTCGTGCGCATCTCGTCGGTCGACGGCGTCGATATCGGCTGGTCGATCGAGGACTCGATCGCGTTTGCGACCGAGCTGAAGGCGATCGGCATCGATATGGTCGATTGCTCGTCGGGCGGGATGAAGCTGCCGCGCGGCAATTCGCTGGTATCGCGGACCCCCGGCTTCCAGGTTCCGTTCGCCGAGCGCATCCAGAAGGAGGCCGGCATGCCGACGGTCGCGGTCGGACTGATCCGCGAGGCTGACTACGCGGAAGCCATTTTGCGGGACGGCAAGGCGACGCTTATTGCGCTCGGCCGCGAACTGCTGTGGAATCCGAACTGGCCTGCCCAGATGGCGCTCGCGCTCGGTTGCGATCCGGAGTGGTCGCATTGGCCGGAGCAATATGGCTGGTGGCTGAAGCGGCGGGTGGCGCAGCAGGGACGATAG
- a CDS encoding ABC transporter substrate-binding protein, whose translation MTSTFRGIAAGAAVLSAAFATPSHAQISDDMVKIGVLTDQAGLYADATGPGSVEAVRMAIADFGGKVLGKPITMVDADHQNKADVGAGIARRWYEQENVDVIVDFANSAVAFAVLELTKQKNKAMLVSSAGSSDLTGKSCSPNSVQWTYNTYALANSTARALAKGGAKSWYFVTVDYAFGHALRNDAAKTVEKLGGTIAGEVRHPLNSMDFSSYLLQAQSSNADVIAFANTGGDLANSIRQAQEFGLAQKQKLAAFLMQTSDIHAIGLQAAQGLQLATAFYWDLDDKTRDFAARFMAKTKKRPTMVQAGLHSAVMTYLKAIEKSGTDDGPKVIAQMKDMPIDDFFARNAYLREDGQLIHDMYLVQVKSPAESKGAWDYEKLVQVIPGKEAFATSEESACPLLKK comes from the coding sequence ATGACATCGACTTTCCGAGGGATCGCCGCGGGCGCCGCAGTCCTGTCGGCCGCCTTCGCCACCCCATCCCATGCGCAAATCTCCGACGACATGGTGAAGATCGGCGTGCTGACCGACCAGGCCGGACTCTACGCCGACGCGACCGGCCCCGGATCGGTCGAAGCGGTGCGGATGGCGATCGCGGATTTCGGCGGCAAGGTTCTGGGCAAGCCGATCACGATGGTCGATGCCGATCACCAGAACAAGGCCGATGTCGGCGCCGGCATCGCGCGGCGCTGGTATGAGCAGGAGAATGTCGACGTCATCGTCGACTTCGCCAATTCCGCCGTGGCGTTCGCCGTGCTCGAACTCACCAAGCAGAAAAACAAGGCGATGCTGGTGTCGTCGGCCGGTTCCTCCGATCTGACCGGGAAAAGTTGCTCGCCGAATTCGGTGCAATGGACCTACAACACCTACGCGCTCGCCAACAGCACCGCGCGCGCCCTTGCCAAGGGCGGCGCCAAGAGCTGGTACTTCGTCACGGTTGATTACGCCTTCGGCCACGCGTTGCGCAACGACGCCGCCAAGACGGTGGAGAAGCTCGGCGGCACTATCGCCGGCGAGGTGCGGCATCCGCTCAACAGCATGGATTTCTCGTCCTATCTGCTGCAGGCCCAGAGCTCGAACGCGGACGTGATCGCTTTCGCCAACACCGGCGGCGATCTCGCCAACTCGATCCGGCAGGCGCAGGAATTCGGGCTTGCCCAGAAGCAGAAGCTGGCAGCCTTCCTGATGCAGACCAGCGACATCCATGCGATCGGCCTGCAGGCGGCCCAGGGGCTGCAGCTCGCAACCGCCTTCTACTGGGACCTCGACGACAAGACCCGCGACTTCGCCGCGCGCTTCATGGCCAAGACCAAGAAGCGGCCGACCATGGTGCAGGCCGGCCTCCACTCCGCGGTCATGACCTACCTCAAGGCGATCGAGAAATCGGGGACCGACGATGGCCCCAAGGTGATCGCCCAGATGAAGGACATGCCGATCGACGACTTCTTTGCCCGTAATGCCTACCTGCGAGAAGACGGCCAGCTCATCCATGACATGTATCTGGTGCAGGTGAAATCGCCCGCGGAGTCCAAGGGCGCCTGGGACTACGAGAAGCTGGTGCAGGTGATTCCGGGCAAGGAGGCGTTTGCGACGTCTGAGGAGAGCGCCTGTCCGCTGCTGAAGAAATGA